A window of Corythoichthys intestinalis isolate RoL2023-P3 chromosome 14, ASM3026506v1, whole genome shotgun sequence contains these coding sequences:
- the LOC130929688 gene encoding beta-1,3-galactosyltransferase 2, whose translation MTFKGDYARTMRLKRRNCLTQITKLIFLLSLVALLIFLIDHISPDNGGAVEKRLRDKSMANTSIFIWEVFRGKENKSSNGQQNISTLENLKPTNTNLINLEDFNSDGLFPYLINEPDKCQKNQAAPFLVFLITTEALQVKAREAIRQTWANENVVPAVAVVRLFLLGKSKDKLGSKKQMILLEESQRHHDIIQQDFLDSYYNLTLKTMMGLHWVARYCSKASYVMKTDSDMYVSTNTLIRKLLKPELKPRKNYFTGRIIRNETPIQDKNNKAYIPKEEYSKATFPAFCSGTGYVLSGDLALKIYTVSLTMRRVHLEDVNVGLSLAKLGLKPIDPPHDLVFYHWRIDYAVCKYKHLITSHGFKPEEIIKYWRLQQNDTTKC comes from the coding sequence ATGACTTTCAAGGGTGACTACGCCAGAACAATGCGGCTGAAAAGACGTAACTGCCTTACACAGATAACCAAACTCATCTTTTTGCTCTCACTGGTGGCTCTCCTGATCTTTCTGATTGACCACATATCGCCAGATAATGGAGGGGCGGTAGAGAAAAGACTTCGAGACAAATCAATGGCAAACACAAGCATTTTCATCTGGGAGGTTTTCCGTGGCAAAGAAAATAAGAGTTCCAATGGACAGCAAAATATCTCAACTTTAGAGAACTTAAAACCAACTAACACCAACCTAATAAATTTGGAAGACTTTAACAGTGACGGCCTTTTCCCCTACCTCATCAACGAACCAGACAAATGCCAAAAGAATCAGGCAGCACCATTTCTGGTGTTTCTAATTACCACAGAGGCTTTGCAGGTGAAAGCAAGGGAAGCAATACGACAGACCTGGGCAAATGAGAATGTGGTACCAGCGGTGGCAGTTGTTCGGCTGTTCCTGCTTGGAAAATCCAAGGATAAGCTGGGAAGTAAAAAGCAAATGATCCTCTTGGAAGAGAGTCAAAGACATCACGATATCATCCAGCAGGACTTCCTGGATTCCTACTACAACCTGACCCTGAAGACCATGATGGGACTACACTGGGTGGCACGCTACTGCTCGAAGGCCAGCTACGTCATGAAGACAGACAGTGACATGTATGTCAGCACAAACACGCTCATTCGCAAGCTGCTCAAACCAGAGCTAAAGCCCAGGAAGAACTACTTCACGGGACGTATCATAAGAAATGAGACACCCATTCAAGACAAAAATAACAAGGCGTATATTCCCAAAGAAGAGTACTCAAAAGCGACGTTTCCCGCCTTCTGCTCAGGTACTGGTTACGTGCTCTCCGGAGATTTGGCCCTCAAAATTTACACAGTATCTCTGACTATGCGCCGAGTGCACCTGGAGGACGTGAACGTGGGACTAAGCCTGGCCAAACTTGGGTTGAAGCCCATCGACCCACCACATGACTTGGTGTTTTACCACTGGCGGATAGACTATGCAGTATGCAAGTATAAACACCTGATTACATCCCATGGCTTTAAACCTGAAGAAATAATCAAATACTGGAGGCTCCAGCAAAACGACActacaaaatgttaa
- the LOC130929687 gene encoding complement factor H-like, with translation MGSTEQLLTGPDLIENMLNFAREYCKMFCRCLGFVLLLSFPGLLHGQTRAESCAAPQLDGGFLVPEQDSYLHESSLAYACNAGQKPAVEGWWATSVCLNGLWSHTPQCIDENACFTPDVPHGKYGESPEGLWYKEGSVIRIKCDEGYKHKTWGATATCRKGAWSSLPVCERSETSCNEPPNIPHGVVLHKYQHIFEADSEIHYGCEDGYSVEGTNARKSISCVAGMWTEVPSCTISRPGPGDGDTTGGIAKPVDSGRGRGGATASSNPGYSSSAAAGTNTGRPIETGSGSTSDKTDSTSAPLVTDVDNCGPYPKVSNGDVVRKKTMSLRYACNGFYKRVGPETVVCYNNGTWSTLPTCKEAYCQIDLDEYSNYNFQESGTIILKDRETKSIQCVWAYYTSQITCINGKVRVTQCCHYLDHYWQRCN, from the exons ATGGGGTCAACTGAACAATTATTAACCGGTCCTGATCTGATTGAGAACATGCTCAATTTTGCCAGAGAATACTGCAAAATGTTTTGCAGGTGTCTTGGATTTGTCCTTCTCTTGTCTTTTCCTGGACTACTACATG gcCAAACCCGAGCAGAGTCGTGTGCTGCTCCCCAGCTGGATGGAGGTTTTTTAGTGCCTGAACAAGACAGCTATTTGCATGAAAGCAGCCTTGCATACGCTTGCAACGCTGGACAGAAACCAGCAGTGGAGGGTTGGTGGGCCACCAGTGTATGCCTGAATGGGTTATGGTCTCATACACCGCAATGTATTG ATGAAAACGCCTGCTTTACACCAGATGTTCCTCATGGCAAATATGGTGAAAGTCCTGAAGGCTTGTGGTACAAGGAAGGATCAGTCATTCGAATCAAGTGTGATGAAGGATACAAACATAAAACCTGGGGAGCAACAGCTACATGTAGAAAGGGAGCATGGTCTTCTTTGCCAGTTTGTGAGC gaaGTGAAACGTCTTGTAATGAGCCACCTAACATCCCACATGGTGTGGTCCTTCACAAATATCAACACATATTTGAAGCAGACTCTGAGATCCACTATGGATGTGAGGACGGATACAGTGTCGAGGGAACAAATGccagaaagtcaatttcatgtgtCGCTGGAATGTGGACAGAAGTGCCAAGCTGCA caATATCCAGACCTGGTCCCGGAGATGGAGACACAACGGGGGGCATTGCAAAGCCTGTCGATTCTG GAAGAGGTCGGGGTGGTGCCACTGCTAGTTCTAACCCTGGGTATTCTAGCAGTGCAGCTGCTGGTACCAATACTGGAAGACCAATTGAAACAG GATCTGGAAGCACTTCTGACAAGACAGACAGCACCAGCGCACCCTTGGTCACAGATG TTGACAACTGCGGACCGTACCCAAAAGTTTCAAACGGTGATGTTGtgcgaaaaaaaacaatgtctttgAGATATGCGTGCAATGGTTTTTATAAAAGGGTCGGTCCAGAGACAGTGGTTTGCTACAATAATGGCACTTGGTCCACCCTACCTACATGCAAAG AAGCGTATTGTCAAATTGACCTTGATGAGTATAGCAACTACAATTTCCAAGAATCTGGAACAATAATTCTGAAAGACCGAGAGACTAAAAGCATTCAGTGTGTCTGGGCGTACTACACCAGCCAAATTACATGCATCAATGGAAAAGTTAGAGTTACCCAAT GTTGTCATTACCTGGATCACTATTGG CAAAGGTGCAACTAA